The following proteins come from a genomic window of Lolium rigidum isolate FL_2022 chromosome 5, APGP_CSIRO_Lrig_0.1, whole genome shotgun sequence:
- the LOC124656892 gene encoding uncharacterized protein LOC124656892: MARVAALGEADATSAAAAAAVAAARVSRGAPGTWRRVRRAAQEAAAHALLLCFTVLLALKLDGIFFPRSWWVLFIPLWLFHAVVARYRFTLPSPALPQSYQRIPCHSIVATPLLVAFELLLCIYLEGHGESFLDLKLVFLPLLALEIITLVDNFRTFGALMPGHGETITDEEIWERLPHFWIAISMVFLLAATSLMLLKLCGDAVTLGWWDLFINFGISQCFAFLVCARWSNPMDIGGPVLIIPILIFQVLLCMRLEGTPSNARFIPVRAIFSPILLLQLVAAIFAVWRFSERLVIKLQDGITSERYIFISSKIDELFMLVQHGSRLIAWSIDEHSKEEQAHLCYTNNVGYSTFCSYPPEMVKEMPKKLLVKEVQRLQLALGEQSKVAKLSQQRCERLKNERILCRICFEWDICIVLRPCRHHVLCEPCSSKCQSCPICRVPIESKLLVNDAANSAEPLSDIV, encoded by the exons ATGGCACGGGTAGCAGCATTAGGTGAAGCCGACGCaacaagcgccgccgccgccgccgccgttgccgcggCGCGGGTGAGCAGGGGCGCCccggggacgtggaggcgggtgcGGAgggcggcgcaggaggcggcggcgcacgcgcTGCTGCTCTGCTTCACCGTCCTCCTCGCCCTCAAGCTCGACGGCATTTTCTTCCCCCGCTCCTGGTG GGTGCTTTTCATCCCGTTGTGGTTGTTCCATGCTGTTGTTGCTCGGTATAGATTCACATTGCCTTCTCCAGCATTGCCTCAAAGTTACCAG CGGATTCCATGCCATTCCATTGTTGCCACGCCTTTGCTAGTTGCGTTTGAGCTGCTTCTCTGTATTTACCTGGAAG GTCACGGTGAATCTTTTCTGGATTTAAAGCTCGTATTCCTTCCACTCTTGGCCTTGGAAATCATTACGCTGGTTGACAATTTTAG GACGTTTGGTGCTCTAATGCCTGGACACGGGGAAACAATCACTGATGAAGAGATTTGGGAGAGGCTTCCT CACTTCTGGATTGCCATTTCCATGGTATTTCTACTAGCGGCTACTTCACTCATGCTTCTTAAATTATGCG GTGATGCAGTTACTCTGGGATGGTGGGATTTATTCATCAACTTTGG AATATCCCAGTGCTTTGCTTTTCTTGTCTGCGCAAGGTGGTCCAATCCCATG GATATTGGTGGCCCTGTACTGATAATTCCTATCCTGATTTTTCAAGTTCTTCTGTGTATGCGCTTAGAG GGTACTCCTTCTAATGCACGGTTTATCCCAGTCCGAGCTATTTTCTCACCTATACTTCTGCTACAACTGGTCGCTGCAATTTTTGCCGTTTGGAGATTCTCTGAAAGGCTTGTTATTAAATTACAAGATGGCATTACAAGTGAAAGATATATTTTTATCTCATCAAAGATCGATGAGTTGTTTATGCTGGTACAACATGGTTCAAG GCTCATCGCGTGGTCCATTGATGAACATAGCAAAGAGGAACAAGCCCATTTATGCTATACAAATAACGTTGG GTATAGTACATTTTGCAGTTATCCACCAGAGATGGTAAAAGAGATGCCGAAGAAACTTCTTGTCAAAGAG GTACAGAGACTTCAGTTAGCATTAGGAGAGCAAAGCAAGGTGGCAAAGCTTAGCCAACAGCGGTGTGAGAGGCTAAAGAAT GAACGAATCTTATGTCGAATTTGCTTTGAGTGGGACATCTGCATTGTTCTCCGTCCATGCCGCCATCATGTTCTATGCGA ACCCTGCTCTAGCAAATGCCAGTCATGCCCGATTTGTCGAGTGCCTATTGAGAGCAAGTTACTTGTTAATGATGCAGCAAATTCAGCTGAGCCATTAAGTGACATAGTTTAG